From Lycium ferocissimum isolate CSIRO_LF1 chromosome 12, AGI_CSIRO_Lferr_CH_V1, whole genome shotgun sequence, one genomic window encodes:
- the LOC132040390 gene encoding S-adenosylmethionine decarboxylase proenzyme-like, giving the protein MAVSAIGFEGYEKRLEITFTEPPMFIDPSGSGLRALTRSQLDSILEPACCTIVSQLCNTEFDSYVLSESSLFVYPMKIILKTCGTTKLLLSIPQILELAETLSLGVDSVKYSRGTFIFQNTQLAPHRSFSEEVAFLNSFFKNGNAYVLGDLKSPSTNWHVYVAHVGPCKLADPTAKVTLEMCMTGLDREKAAVFFKKSGDDYLEGCEMTKMSRICDIIPSHEICDFEFEPCGYSMNGIDGAAYSTVHVTPEDGFSYASYEAMGLNLGSVGLEPLVKRVLTCFEPAEFSVAITCLGGSYEDVRVDVEGYTSRNVVKQDFPGGGYIIYRCFTVTEKVSGVHTTSSNPKAEKGSVVPTAANSDPKKMVHCWKEEAAKLRRPSDALVLSSMTGSIIGLGHNTTRPNLSAMVGD; this is encoded by the coding sequence aTGGCTGTTTCTGCAATTGGGTTTGAGGGCTATGAAAAAAGGCTAGAAATCACATTTACTGAGCCACCTATGTTCATTGACCCATCCGGTTCGGGTCTGCGAGCCTTAACTCGTTCACAACTCGACTCGATCCTCGAACCAGCTTGTTGCACCATTGTTTCACAGCTATGCAACACTGAGTTCGACTCGTATGTGCTCTCCGAATCGAGTTTATTTGTTTATCCTATGAAGATTATTCTGAAGACTTGTGGTACTACAAAGCTTCTGTTATCCATTCCTCAGATTTTGGAACTCGCTGAGACGCTCTCACTCGGTGTTGACTCGGTGAAGTACTCGCGCGGGacgtttatttttcaaaatacacAACTTGCCCCTCATCGGAGCTTCTCCGAGGAGGTGGCGTTTCTCAACTCGTTCTTTAAGAACGGGAATGCTTATGTACTCGGCGATCTGAAATCGCCGAGTACCAACTGGCATGTCTATGTGGCACATGTGGGCCCATGCAAGTTGGCTGATCCGACGGCTAAGGTTACTTTGGAAATGTGCATGACGGGATTGGATCGTGAAAAAGCGGctgtatttttcaaaaaatcggGAGACGATTATTTGGAGGGGTGTGAAATGACGAAAATGTCCAGGATATGTGATATTATTCCAAGTCATGAGATTTGTGATTTTGAGTTTGAGCCTTGTGGATATTCTATGAATGGGATTGACGGTGCAGCATACTCTACGGTGCACGTGACACCAGAGGATGGGTTCAGCTACGCTAGCTATGAAGCCATGGGGTTAAACCTTGGGTCCGTTGGGCTTGAGCCGCTGGTCAAGAGGGTGCTGACGTGTTTCGAGCCAGCTGAGTTTAGTGTGGCCATCACGTGTCTTGGTGGGTCCTATGAGGACGTACGTGTTGATGTGGAAGGGTACACATCTCGCAATGTGGTGAAGCAGGATTTTCCAGGTGGCGGGTACATCATCTATCGGTGCTTCACCGTCACGGAAAAAGTGAGCGGGGTCCACACTACTAGCTCCAACCCTAAGGCAGAGAAAGGGAGCGTGGTCCCCACTGCGGCCAACTCCGACCCTAAGAAGATGGTGCATTGCTGGAAGGAGGAGGCGGCGAAGTTGCGGCGGCCTTCCGATGCGTTGGTTCTGTCTAGCATGACGGGTTCAATAATAGGCTTGGGTCATAACACAACCCGACCAAATTTGTCAGCTATGGTTGGGGACTAA